The region CCGATCTCGTGTTGCGTTGCTCCTCCGGTACGCCGAGCCGGGCCAGGAAGTCGTTCCATGCGGCCAGCGGGTCGGCGCCCTCGGGCAGGTCGACTCCGGGCGGCCCGGGATGGACGTAGCCCAGCACCTCCCGCCAGAAGGACGACAGTGCCCAGGGGTCGTGGGCGTCGCAGGTGACCTGGAAGTGGCGGCTCATCGGGATGCTCCGTTCGTAGCGGATTCCGTGTGCAGGTAGAGATCACGCAGCAGGCAGACCTCGGACAGGTGGTGGATCAGCTCGCGGTGGATGTGCAGCACCAGATCGGCCATGGATAGCTCGGGGAAGGGCTCCTTCTCGCCGACCGGGACCCGGAGCCCGGCCTCGCCGAGGCCGCGTACCCCGGCCAGCCAGATTCTGAGCTGGGTGTCGAGCTGGTCGAGCGCGGTGGCCGCGTCGCCCGCGTACTCCCAGGTCTCGTACGACGCCGCCGATGCGCCGAAGTGTGCCGCGTTGCGTGCGGCGAGCACGCCGACGATGACGTGACCGAGTCGCCAGGCGATCGTGGTGAAGGCCGCGGGGACCGGCTGGGGGTAGCCGTAGTCGATCGTGAACTTCCCGGCACCGACCTGTGCGGAAGCCGTCGAGTCACCGCGTGGCCGTACGCTCCAGGCGGCCGGCACGGGTGACCAGAAGTACTCGTCGTCGGTGAGGCCGTCGAGGCGGGCGCGGAGCTGATGGTTCCAGTGGAACTCCAACTGCTCGCGCAGTGTTCGGTTCCAGTCGAGTGCGTCTGCGTGCATGAAGACACCCTGACACCCCTGGCGGACAGGATCGGTCCGCTATCTCTGACAGGGTGAACGGTGTGGACATGACGGGCGCAGATACCCGGGGTACGACGGAGCGGGTGCTCACTCTGCTCGGGTTGTTACAGCAGCGCCGGGTCTGGACCGGCCCCGAGCTTGCCGACCGGCTCGGTGTCACGCCCCGCACCGTACGGCGTGATGTGGACCGGTTGCGCACGCTCGGCTATCCGGTGCAGGCCAGCCAGGGGGTTGGCGGCGGCTACCAGCTCGGTCCGGGACAGGACCTGCCGCCGCTGCTACTCGATGACGAGGAGGCGATCGCCACCGCGGTCGCGTTACTCGCCGGCGCGGGTGGCGCCAGCGCTGGCGAGGCCGCGCTGCGAGCGTTGACCAAGCTCGACCGGGTGCTGCCCACCCGGTTGCGGCACGAGGTGCGGATGCTCGCCGGCGCGGTGGACTCCTTCGGCGGTGGCCGTCCGCCGGTCGACCCCGAGGTGCTCATGACGCTGGCCAGGGCCTGCCGGGACGAGGTCGAGGCCGGCTTCGACTACCCGTCCGGGAGCGGGGTACGACGGCGGCGGGTCGAGCCCTACCGCCTGGTCGCCTCCGATCGGCGTTGGTACCTCCTCGCCTACGATCTCGATCGCGACGACTGGCGCAGCTTCCGCCTCGACCGGATGACGGAGGTGGCCGCGCGGACCTGGCGGTTCCACCGGCGTACGGCACCGGACGCGGCGACGTACGTGCAGGAGGGGGTCTCGGCTCGGGTCTACCCGTACCAGGCGCGTTTCCTGGTGCACGCGTCGGCCGACACGGTACGCGTACAGATTCCGGCGTCGGCAGCCGTCGTACGGCGGCGTGGGGCCGAGTGCTGTGAGGTGGTCAGTGGTGCCGCCAGCCTCGACTCCGTGCTCATGCACGTGCTTCTGCTGGGGCACGACTTCGAGGTGCTCGACCCGCCGGAGCTTCGAAGGCGCTGTGGCGAGCTGGCGCAGCGACTGCAGTCGGCCGGCTCGGTGATCTCACCGTTGCCAGACCTGGCGGGGGCCTGACCACGTCACTGTCGACCTCAAGGAGGTAGGGCAGAAAGAGATTGTCTGCAACAGAACTATCCGCTACGGTCTCTCCTGTGTCCCGGTACGACAGGAGAGCAAACGTGTCCACCCCACATACATCCCGGTCCCGCCAACTAGCGCTCGGTGTACTCGCTACGGGCATGCTGATGGTCATCCTGGACGGCAGCATCGTCACCGTGGCGATGCCGGCCATCGAGGACGACCTCGACCTCTCCGCCGCCGGTCTCAGTTGGATCGTCAACGCCTACCTGATCGCCTTCGGCAGTCTGTTGCTGCTGGCCGGGCGGCTCGGTGACCTGCTCGGCCGGAAACGCATGTTCCTGGCCGGCACCGCGATCTTCACCGTGGCCTCGTTGCTGGCCGGCGCGGCCACCACGTCCGGCATGCTGATCGCCGCCCGGTTCCTACAGGGCGTCGGCAGTGCGATGGCCTCCGCGGTCGGCCTCGGCATCCTGGTCACGCTCTTCACTGAAACCAGGGAACGGGGCCGGGCGATCGCTGTCTTCAGCTTCACCGGTGCTGCCGGTGCTTCGATCGGCCAAGTGCTCGGTGGGGTCCTCACCGATGCGTTCACCTGGCACTGGATCTTTCTCATCAACCTGCCGATCGGCCTCGTGGTGCTCGCGATCGCCGTACCCGTGTTGCCCGCCGACCGGGGCCTCGGTCTCGCCGCCGGGGCCGACATCGTCAGTGCACTCCTGGTGACGGCCGGTCTGGTGCTGGGCATCTACACGGTCAGCAAGATCGAGGAGCATGGCTGGAGTTCGGCGCACACGCTCGGCCTGGGCGCCCTCGCCGTGCTTCTGCTCGGCGCGTTCGTCCTCCGCCAGGCCACCGCGAAGAACCCGCTCATGCCGCTACGGATCTTCCGGTCCCGGAGCGTCTTCGGCGCCAACCTGGTCCAGATCCTGATGGTCGCCGCACTGTTCTCGTTCCAGATCCTGGTCGCCCTCTACCTCCAGAAGGTCCTCGAATACGGTGCCACCGAGACCGGGCTGGCGATGCTTCCGGCGGCGATCGTCATCGGCGCGGTCTCCCTGGGGATATCAGCCCGGCTCAATGCCCGCTTCGGTGAGCGTCGGGTCCTGCTGACCGGCCTCATCCTGCTGATCGGGGTCCTTGGTCTGCTCGCCCGGGTGCCGGTACGGGCGAACTACCTCACCGACCTGCTGCCGGTGATGCTGCTCGCCGCCGGTTTCGGGCTCGCCCTGCCGGCGCTGACGACACTCGGCATGTCCGGGGCCGGACGCGACGACGCCGGGCTGGTCTCCGGGCTGTTCAACACCACCCAGCAGGTTGGCATGGCACTGGGCGTCGCGGTGTTGTCCACCCTGGCCGCATTCCGTACCAACAGCCTGCTCGCCGAGGGTGCGAGTCAGGCCGTGGCGTTGACCGGTGGGTACCACCTGGCCTTCGCCGTGGGGGCCGGGCTGCTCGTCGTCGCCTTTCTCCTCACCCTTGTGGTGCTACGCCAGCCGAAGCCGCCGGTTCGGGCCGGGGCCGATGACGACACCCCGGCCGCCACGCAACTCGTCGGCTGACCGGCTCACCTCTGGTGGTGCTGCGCGCCGCCGGTCGGGTCCGCTGCGCAGTGGCCCTGGTCGCGGCGGCGCACACGCCCGGCACCACCCGAAGAAACCTCGGAGCGACCGCGCTGGCGTGGAGTGAGAACTTTTCGCAAACAGTGCCAGCGGGGGTAGCGGCGGTTCGTCCTCGACCACTACATATATAGACCATGACGAACGTCCTTGATCGCCGGACCCTGCTCCAGATCGCCGGCGCGACGGCCGGCGCGACTGTCCTCTCCGGTGCGACAATCGCGGCCGGAACCGCCCAAGCGGCCGACACCGCCTTCCGACACGGGGTGGCCTCCGGCGATCCGCTGCCCGACGGCATCCTGCTCTGGACCCGGGTCACCCCCTCCGCCGACGCGCTGCCCGGATCCGGCATCGGCCCGGACGTCCAGGTTCGCTGGCAGGTGGCCCGGGATCCGGACTTCGCAACGGTGGTCACCGGCGGCGTGCTGACCACGGGAACGGCACGGGACCATACCGTGAAGGTGGAGGTGACCGGCCTCGCTGCGGCGACCACCTACTGGTACCGCTTCGGCTACGACGGTGCCTGGTCGCCGCCCGGGCGGACGATGACGGCCCCGGCAGCCGATGCCGCCATCGACCGGCTGCGGATGGGGGTGGTCTCCTGCGCCAACTGGGAGGCCGGCCACTTCTCCGCCTATCGACATCTGGCCGAGCGGGGAGACCTCAACCTGGTGGTCCACCTCGGCGACTACCTCTACGAGTACGGCACCGGCGAGTTCGCCGCCGCCGGGCGGGTGGTACGCCCGGTGCAGCCCACGCACGAGGTGCTCACCCTGGCCGACTACCGGATCCGGCACGCCCTCTACAAGACTGACCCGGACCTGCGTGCGCTGCACGCGTCGGTGCCCTGGGTGATCACCTGGGACGACCACGAGGTCGCCAACGACCAGTGGTCCGGCGGCGCGGGTAACCACACCGAGGGAGAAGAAGGCGCGTACGTCGATCGGCTGGCCGCCGCACGGCAGGCGTACTTCGAGTGGATGCCGGTACGCGTCGGTACGGAGGGAGCGATCTATCGTCGACTGCGCTTCGGTCAGCTACTCGAACTGTCCATGCTGGATCTGCGGACGTACCGGTCGCAACAGTCCTCCGGCACCGGGGTGGACGACCCGGACCGGAGCATCACCGGCGAGGCGCAGATGACCTGGCTCAAGAACGGCCTGACCGGATCCACCGCGCGCTGGAAACTGGTCGGCAATCCGGTGATGATCGCCCGGCTGGACGTGGGGTCGCTGCCGGCCTGGCTGCTCGGGCCGTTGGGCAAGCTGCTCGGCATCCCGGAGAACGGTGGAGTCATCAACGCCGACCAGTGGGACGGCTACAACGCCGACCGCAACGAGTTGATCGACCACCTGCGGACCGCCGGGACCCGGAACGTCGTCTTCCTGACCGGTGACATCCACACCTCCTGGGCGAACGAGTTGACCACCCGGTCGACCGGTACGACCAACCCGGCCGCTGCGGAGTTCGTCGTACCGTCGGTGACCAGCGACAACATCAACGACTTCCTCCGCCTGCCGGCGGGCAATGGGCTGAGCACGCTGGCCGCCAGCCTGATCCGGACCACCAACGGGCACGTGCGGTGGACCGAGTTGGACGGTCACGGCTACGGCGTGGTCGAGGTGACCCCGCAGCACTGCCGGATGGACTGGTACCACCTGGCGGACCGGACCAGCCCGACCAGCGGTAGTCGCTGGGTCGCGGGCTGGTCGGCCGGTGCCGGCTCGTCGAAACTGCGTCAGGAGACCAGCGCGATGGCCTGAGTCTGCCCCGGACGGTCAGCCGAGCCCGTTACTTGAGGTGCCAGGACTGGTTCGGCTGGCCCAGGCAGGGCCAGAGCACGATCGGTGTTCCGTTGGCGGTTCGTTGTTTGAAGGCGTCCAGGCACTTCTTGGCGTAGCGACTGACCAGGTCGTCGGTGTCGTTGAGGTGGAACTGCTGCCACGGCTTGCCGTTGCATTCGAACATCTGCACCTGGGTGAGGTCGTCGGTGGCCGAGTAGGGCAGGTCCATGCAGAGTCCGCCGGCGCGGATGGTGCCGTCCCGCCGCAGCTCCCACCGTTGGTACGCCGAGGCGTTACAGGTCTGTAGCGTCAGCGGCACACCGCTCCCACCGCCGGTCAGGCATTTTCCGGAGGCCTCGTTGACCAGCGAGCCGGTCCTGGCGGGTGGCGGGGCGGCCTTCGGTGACTTTGAGTTGGCCGGGTTGGACGCGGTGTGCGTCGTTGTGGGGGTGGTGCTCGCACTGGCCCTGGCCGACGGGGGCGGGGTGGCTGTCGATGTGGGTGCCGTCAGCGCGCCCATCGGTGCCGCCGCCTGGTCACCGGCCATCATCTCGGTCGGCGACTGGCCGTTGTTGTCGTCGTCGGCGGACCTCAGCAGCGGAACAGCTACCACCAGCATTCCGACCGCCAGCACCCCTGCCAGCGTGAGCACTATCGGCAGTCGTGACCTGCGGGCCGGTCGGGGCGGTTCCGGTGGTCCTGGCTCGGCCTCGTTCTCGGTTGCCACATTCGGCGGGGATCCGGCCGGTGCGTTCGGGACCACTGCCGGCCCGCCGTGGGTGATCGTCGGATCCGACTCTGCCCACGGATCCACTGCGGGAAACTGGGTCGAGTACGGTTCGAGGGGGCTCGACGAGTCATCGTCAGGCACGGGGCCACTCCTGAAGTGTGGTCGCGAACAGTCGACCGGCCGCGGCCGGCTGCGGTCGATTCCGTCATTCTGCCTGTCCGTGATCCTTCGATCTATCTGGCCTCGGACGTGACGGGGTGCGGGGCCGTGGCGGGCGGTCGCGATCACCACCGCTGGTGTGTGAGTGAACCGGGCCCTGGGCGAAGGAAATCGCCAACGTTCCTCCGCTGACTGTCGACTTCTTTCGCTGGCTGCTCTACTGTGACAGCGATCAGAGCGATATTTATCGATGTTCGGAGGTGTGTCATGATCCGACTGCGACGTTGGCTGGCCGGCGCCGTTGCCGCAATGCTGGGCGGCAGCGTGCTCGCCTGGCCAGCAGCCGGCCAGGCGGCACCCGCCATCGAAGGGATGAGCGTTACCGAGGCGGTCACGGCGGAACTGTTGGGAAAGCAGGCAGTCACGGCGGCCCACGCGAACCACTCCGCGGACGTACGGGTGGCCGTCACCCGTACGAAGGGCCGCTGGGCCTTCGGTACCGCCGTGGTGGTCACCGGCCACGAGGCGGACGCCCATCCGGTCGGTGCGATCTTCCTCGCTCACGACGAGGGCGGCACCTGGCGGACCGCCTTTGACGGTGAGCCGGCTTTCAGTGAGTTGGCCGCCGAGTCGCCGCTGGTGACCGAGGAGGAGCGGAACGTCTTCACCGCCGGCCCAGGAGTCAAATACGCCAACGGCGACTACCGTACCGGTATGGCCCTGCCGTTCGCCGTCGGGCAGACCTGGACGCTGACCGGCGGCCCGCACGGTTGGGGTGGCGGTGCGCCGCTGAGCTCCATCGACCTGGCCGGCGGCGACCAGGTGGTCCGCGCCGCCCGCGCCGGTACGGCGTACACCATGTGCCAGGGCTGGGTCCGGGTCATCCACGACCGCGGCTACTCGACCGACTACTACCACCTGTGGAGCAACATCTCGGCCAACGGAACGGCCGTGGCCCAGGGTGCCTACCTCGGTTACACCGGCACCGACGTCACCTGCGGTGGATCCGCCACCGGTCGGCACGTCCACTTCGGTCTGCGGCAGAACAGCGCCTACGTGCCGATCGCCGGCCACGACCTCGGTAAATGGGTGATCAACAGTGGGGCCGCCGCCTACCAGGGCGGTGCCCGGCACGGCTCGACCTACATCGGCGTCGGCGGGGCCATCTACAACCATGGTCCCCTCGGCTTCACGCAGGCAGTCGTCGACGCCAACGGCGGCGGCACGCTGACCAGGCGCTCCGGGCCGGGCACCGGCTACGGTGCCGTTGGATCAGTTGGCGACGGCGCCACCGTCACCATCTCTTGCTCTGGAAACGGCACGTCGCACACCGGTCGGTACGGCACCACCGCCCTGTGGAACCGGCTCAGCGACGGCAGCTGGGTCTCCGACGCCTACCTCTGGACCGGGGTCAACGGCACCGTCAACGGCTACTGCTGACCAGCTGTGCGTGGGGCAGGCGGCGCGATCTCGGCCACCTGCCCCCTACCGCGTGATCCGGTCAGGCAACCTCGATGTAGTCGAGTTCGGCCCAGCGGGAGCGGTGCTGTAGTCGGATGGTGTTCCAGCCGGCGTTCATCGTCACGTCAACCGGCACCTGCCGGTAGCTGTCCCAGCCGGTGTTGGGATAGTTCACCACCAGCTGCGTACCGCCGTTGACAGTCATGGTGTGCTGGGCGTCGCCGTAACCGGCGGCGTAGGCGACATGGACCGTGTACGAACCGGCCCGGGGTACGTACACCGACAGGTCGACCCAGCTGTCGGCGTAGTCGATGTAGGCGGCCACCGCTGCCTGCGAGGCGTTGACGGCGTTGGTGCGTACCCGCGCGTTGTGCAGCGTGCCCCGCTCGGCCTCGGTGCGGACCCGACTACCGCGCACCACCGGGTAGTCATTGGCCCACCCGAGGTCGGCCCGGTACATACCCCGGCTGCCCGTGGCCAGCCAGCCATGCAGGAAGACGTTGCCACCAACGGCGTCGATGTCCGCGCCACCCGGCCCGTTCACCGCACCGTCCACCGTGCCGGTGGTGATCAATGGCCGGTAGGCCTTGACGTAGCGCCCGGTCAGCGTCGGCGAAACGGCGTAGCTGGTGTGGTATCCGGAATTGCCGTACGAGCCACCGGAGTAGAACAGCACGTACTGCGAGGCGCGGCGGACCAGCACCGGGGCCTCGATTACACCGGCCTCCTCAGAACGGTCGTTGCGCAGCAACTCGATCCGGCCGCCCTGGAAGGTCAGCCCGTCGGCGGCGACAGGTTGTAGCCAGATCGAGGTGGGCTGCCCGATCGCATTGCCGTCGTCCTTGTAGAGCAGGTAGTGGCGGCCATCGGCGTCGACGAAACTCGCCGGGTCGATGTCGCCACCCTCACCAGCGTTGCAGACCAGCGGAGCGGTGCCGACCGGTTGAAACGGACCGAGTGGAGCGGTGGCCAGCGCCGCACCGATGCATTGCCGGCCAGCAGCCTGGCTGCGCGCGGTGTAGTAGAGCAGGTACCGACCGTCGGCACGCTGGGACACGTCAGGTGCCCAGGTCAGTCCGCCGCTGGCCCAGGCGCCGAGCTGCGGTAACGCGTCGCCGCGTACGGTCCACGGGCCGCTTGCCTCGGGAGCGGTGGCCACCGGTACGTTCGGTCCGCTGTTGGTGGAGTAGGCGTAGTAGGTGCCGCCGAAGCGGGACACGTCCGGGTCGGGGAAGTCGCGGTTGATCAGCAACGCCGGTCGTACGGTCGCAGCCAGCGCCGGGGCGGGCAGCCAGAGCGCGCCCAGGACGGTGGCGAGGGCCGAGACAACGGCCAACGCACGTTTCATCGGAGCTCCTCTCTCCGTAGCGGTTTGTGGTCGCGAAGACGCTGCCATGCTAGGGGTGACGAGAGGTTCTCTCAAAGAAGCATGTCGATTGATTTGTGTGGCCTCGTCGGACCGTCGCCGCTACTGCTTCGGGCGGGGGAACAGTCGAAGGCCCGGATTCTGTCCGGAGAGATCCCTGAGGGCGGGTTCGGTGACCGCTGTGTCAGTGAGGTTGAGGTGGCGCAGGTCGAACCGTCGGGCAAGGGCCAGGGCGAGTTCATCGGTGATCGGTGTCCCGCTCAGGGTCAGGGATTGAAGATCGACGACGCCTGCCAGCAGCGCCAGGACGTCACCGTCGTCGGCTCCCGGCATGCTGAGGGTCAACCCGTCCAGCCGGGCCGGCAGACGAGTAGCGCCCGCGACACGCGAGCCGCTCAGCCACACCGTACGGACACCCTCGGGGAACTCGCCGTCCAGCCACAGTACGTCCGCCGCGCGCAGCGTCAGGTCGGTTACGGCCGGGGCGGTGTGTGCCAGATACGCGAATCCCCACGGGTGCGGTGGGAGGTTGTTGATCGTCAGTGACGTCAACGAGCCGCAGGCATCGTCGGTGCCCACGGAGAAGGCCGAAGCCGTCGTCAGGTGCAGCCGTAATACCCGCAGCCGGGAAAATCGGTGGAAGGCCGAGAAGGCGTTCTCGCCCAGGGCACAGGCCGTGTGCTCGAGGAGTTCCAGCCCGGGAAGAGCAGGCAGTGCGGACAGTCCCTGTGCGTCGAACTCATCGGTGTGCAGCTCAAGTGACCAGACCTTGTCGGCCACGTCGGCGAGCCGATCCACGTCGGACCGGCCCCAACACTCGCTGCGATGATGGATGCTGAACCGGCTGCCGTCATGTCCGGCCGGGAGCGTCGGACCCAGTACGTGAAACGGTGGTGCCCCTTCCTGGACGTGGTACAGCCGGGACTCGTCGTCGGTGAACCGTCCGCAGCACACCACCTCGACGAGAGTTACGGTCGACGTGCGGTCGATGACCGACAGGTTCACCCATTCCGGCACTCGTCCATCGCGCCACAACTCGTCGACCACCGCCGACTCGTCACACCACAGCAGCGTTCGGTCACGGTCCGGGTTGCTGTCGTGGGGAAACCTGACCTCGCCCGGCTGCGGCGAGACGTGCGCGTCGTTCGACTGATTGAGCCGTACCCGGAAGGCCAACGCCGCTGGCAACGCCTCTGTCACCAGTGTGCCCGCGAAGCGCCGCGCCGCCTCCGCCGAGCTGACCAACCGTGCGGCGAACGTCGTCCGATCCACTTGATCACAATATCCCGGGACTGACGCCCCCCAGGAGATGCGGTGCGGCGGTCCGGGCCGGGAAGCTCCGTGGCAGCCGGGCGGACATCGCCCGATGTGCTGGGGCGCGGCGCTGGGGCCCACCGGGTAGCGGTAGCGTTGCGCCACATCATGGCCCGCGGACCGGTTGCAGCACCGGTCCGCGTTCGCGATCGTACGGAGGATGACGTATGTCCAACGGCGAAGAGCCGTTCGCGGTACGCGAAGGCAGGTCCTCGCGGCCGAGCTTCGAGCTTGCGTTGCGTGGCTATGACAAGCGGCAGGTCGACCGGCATCTCGAACAGTTGGACAGCCAGATCGCGATGCTCGCGAACGATCGGGAGCGCGCAGCCGGCCACATCCGCGAGCTGACCGCTCAACTGGGCCAGCTCAAGACCGAACTGACCGAACTCAGCCAACGGCCGGCCCGGGTGGACCGGGCCTCGTTTCGTGACCTCGGTCCGACGGTCGACCAGATCCTGGCCCTCTCCGAGCAGCAGGCGGGGCTGATCGTCGCCACCGCGACCCAGCGCGCGGGCGACCTTGAGACTGAGGCCGAACGGGTACTCATCGAGGCGCAGGAACGGGCCAACCAGACTCGGCGGGACCTTGAGGAGGAGCTGTCGAACCGGCGGGCGGAGCAGGACAGGGTCAACGAGAAGGTCCGTACCGAGGCGATGGCCGAACTAGCCGAGATTCGTGCGTCGGCGGAGAAGCTACGTGCCGAGGGTGAGGCCGCGCACGAGCGCGCCCAGCAGGAGGCGAAGCGGGTCAACGAGCAGAGCGTGCAGCAGGTCGAGCAGGCCCGGTCCGCAGCCGAGGCACTGACGAAGGCGGCGCGTACCCAGATCCAGCAGGAGATCGATGCCGCGCGCAGCAAGAGCCACCAGGAACTGACCCAATGGCAGGCCACCGTCGAGCGTGAACTCAACGAGCGCCGCAGTGCCGTGGAACAGGAGTTGACCGAGCAGCGGACGGCGGTGGAGCGGGACCTGGCCAGCCAGCGGGCAGCCGTGGAACAAGAGGTCAACGCCCTCGTCAACCAGGCCCAGCAGTACGCGACCGACGTGCGCCAACACGCGGACGAGCAAGCCGCCGTCCACCAGGAACAACTCACCGTCGTACAGCAGGAGATCACGGAACGGCGCGACCTGTTGACCCAGGTGCGGACCGAACTGGAGACCACCAGCCAGCAGCTCGACCAGCTACGCCAGGAGGGGAACGCGGCCGAGCGGGAACTGACCGAGTTGCTCAACCGCCTTGACGAGGTTCGTCAGGAACTCGCCAGCCAGGCCAACCGGCTGGACGAGACGCGTCGTGCCGCGGACACCGCCGAGCGGCACGCCAAGGAGGTCCGGGCGCGGGTGCAGCGGGAGGCGAAGCGAGTGGCCGACCTGGCCGCTGCCGCAGTGATGGCCGCCGCCGCCGGCGGGGGGAGCGCGACCGCGGAGTACCCGATGGTGGCCGCCCGGCCCAGCACCGCGCCCCGGAT is a window of Micromonospora polyrhachis DNA encoding:
- a CDS encoding DinB family protein; this encodes MHADALDWNRTLREQLEFHWNHQLRARLDGLTDDEYFWSPVPAAWSVRPRGDSTASAQVGAGKFTIDYGYPQPVPAAFTTIAWRLGHVIVGVLAARNAAHFGASAASYETWEYAGDAATALDQLDTQLRIWLAGVRGLGEAGLRVPVGEKEPFPELSMADLVLHIHRELIHHLSEVCLLRDLYLHTESATNGASR
- a CDS encoding helix-turn-helix transcriptional regulator gives rise to the protein MTGADTRGTTERVLTLLGLLQQRRVWTGPELADRLGVTPRTVRRDVDRLRTLGYPVQASQGVGGGYQLGPGQDLPPLLLDDEEAIATAVALLAGAGGASAGEAALRALTKLDRVLPTRLRHEVRMLAGAVDSFGGGRPPVDPEVLMTLARACRDEVEAGFDYPSGSGVRRRRVEPYRLVASDRRWYLLAYDLDRDDWRSFRLDRMTEVAARTWRFHRRTAPDAATYVQEGVSARVYPYQARFLVHASADTVRVQIPASAAVVRRRGAECCEVVSGAASLDSVLMHVLLLGHDFEVLDPPELRRRCGELAQRLQSAGSVISPLPDLAGA
- a CDS encoding MFS transporter; this encodes MSTPHTSRSRQLALGVLATGMLMVILDGSIVTVAMPAIEDDLDLSAAGLSWIVNAYLIAFGSLLLLAGRLGDLLGRKRMFLAGTAIFTVASLLAGAATTSGMLIAARFLQGVGSAMASAVGLGILVTLFTETRERGRAIAVFSFTGAAGASIGQVLGGVLTDAFTWHWIFLINLPIGLVVLAIAVPVLPADRGLGLAAGADIVSALLVTAGLVLGIYTVSKIEEHGWSSAHTLGLGALAVLLLGAFVLRQATAKNPLMPLRIFRSRSVFGANLVQILMVAALFSFQILVALYLQKVLEYGATETGLAMLPAAIVIGAVSLGISARLNARFGERRVLLTGLILLIGVLGLLARVPVRANYLTDLLPVMLLAAGFGLALPALTTLGMSGAGRDDAGLVSGLFNTTQQVGMALGVAVLSTLAAFRTNSLLAEGASQAVALTGGYHLAFAVGAGLLVVAFLLTLVVLRQPKPPVRAGADDDTPAATQLVG
- a CDS encoding alkaline phosphatase D family protein → MTNVLDRRTLLQIAGATAGATVLSGATIAAGTAQAADTAFRHGVASGDPLPDGILLWTRVTPSADALPGSGIGPDVQVRWQVARDPDFATVVTGGVLTTGTARDHTVKVEVTGLAAATTYWYRFGYDGAWSPPGRTMTAPAADAAIDRLRMGVVSCANWEAGHFSAYRHLAERGDLNLVVHLGDYLYEYGTGEFAAAGRVVRPVQPTHEVLTLADYRIRHALYKTDPDLRALHASVPWVITWDDHEVANDQWSGGAGNHTEGEEGAYVDRLAAARQAYFEWMPVRVGTEGAIYRRLRFGQLLELSMLDLRTYRSQQSSGTGVDDPDRSITGEAQMTWLKNGLTGSTARWKLVGNPVMIARLDVGSLPAWLLGPLGKLLGIPENGGVINADQWDGYNADRNELIDHLRTAGTRNVVFLTGDIHTSWANELTTRSTGTTNPAAAEFVVPSVTSDNINDFLRLPAGNGLSTLAASLIRTTNGHVRWTELDGHGYGVVEVTPQHCRMDWYHLADRTSPTSGSRWVAGWSAGAGSSKLRQETSAMA
- a CDS encoding RICIN domain-containing protein, with product MPDDDSSSPLEPYSTQFPAVDPWAESDPTITHGGPAVVPNAPAGSPPNVATENEAEPGPPEPPRPARRSRLPIVLTLAGVLAVGMLVVAVPLLRSADDDNNGQSPTEMMAGDQAAAPMGALTAPTSTATPPPSARASASTTPTTTHTASNPANSKSPKAAPPPARTGSLVNEASGKCLTGGGSGVPLTLQTCNASAYQRWELRRDGTIRAGGLCMDLPYSATDDLTQVQMFECNGKPWQQFHLNDTDDLVSRYAKKCLDAFKQRTANGTPIVLWPCLGQPNQSWHLK
- a CDS encoding M23 family metallopeptidase is translated as MIRLRRWLAGAVAAMLGGSVLAWPAAGQAAPAIEGMSVTEAVTAELLGKQAVTAAHANHSADVRVAVTRTKGRWAFGTAVVVTGHEADAHPVGAIFLAHDEGGTWRTAFDGEPAFSELAAESPLVTEEERNVFTAGPGVKYANGDYRTGMALPFAVGQTWTLTGGPHGWGGGAPLSSIDLAGGDQVVRAARAGTAYTMCQGWVRVIHDRGYSTDYYHLWSNISANGTAVAQGAYLGYTGTDVTCGGSATGRHVHFGLRQNSAYVPIAGHDLGKWVINSGAAAYQGGARHGSTYIGVGGAIYNHGPLGFTQAVVDANGGGTLTRRSGPGTGYGAVGSVGDGATVTISCSGNGTSHTGRYGTTALWNRLSDGSWVSDAYLWTGVNGTVNGYC
- a CDS encoding family 43 glycosylhydrolase gives rise to the protein MKRALAVVSALATVLGALWLPAPALAATVRPALLINRDFPDPDVSRFGGTYYAYSTNSGPNVPVATAPEASGPWTVRGDALPQLGAWASGGLTWAPDVSQRADGRYLLYYTARSQAAGRQCIGAALATAPLGPFQPVGTAPLVCNAGEGGDIDPASFVDADGRHYLLYKDDGNAIGQPTSIWLQPVAADGLTFQGGRIELLRNDRSEEAGVIEAPVLVRRASQYVLFYSGGSYGNSGYHTSYAVSPTLTGRYVKAYRPLITTGTVDGAVNGPGGADIDAVGGNVFLHGWLATGSRGMYRADLGWANDYPVVRGSRVRTEAERGTLHNARVRTNAVNASQAAVAAYIDYADSWVDLSVYVPRAGSYTVHVAYAAGYGDAQHTMTVNGGTQLVVNYPNTGWDSYRQVPVDVTMNAGWNTIRLQHRSRWAELDYIEVA
- a CDS encoding DivIVA domain-containing protein — its product is MSNGEEPFAVREGRSSRPSFELALRGYDKRQVDRHLEQLDSQIAMLANDRERAAGHIRELTAQLGQLKTELTELSQRPARVDRASFRDLGPTVDQILALSEQQAGLIVATATQRAGDLETEAERVLIEAQERANQTRRDLEEELSNRRAEQDRVNEKVRTEAMAELAEIRASAEKLRAEGEAAHERAQQEAKRVNEQSVQQVEQARSAAEALTKAARTQIQQEIDAARSKSHQELTQWQATVERELNERRSAVEQELTEQRTAVERDLASQRAAVEQEVNALVNQAQQYATDVRQHADEQAAVHQEQLTVVQQEITERRDLLTQVRTELETTSQQLDQLRQEGNAAERELTELLNRLDEVRQELASQANRLDETRRAADTAERHAKEVRARVQREAKRVADLAAAAVMAAAAGGGSATAEYPMVAARPSTAPRIVTVEEPAEQPAEQPSGQLNGQLNGQPAEQVVANG